In one window of Solanum pennellii chromosome 2, SPENNV200 DNA:
- the LOC107011477 gene encoding probable L-type lectin-domain containing receptor kinase S.5 — protein MGLLTPTTLTIFIMLFSLLQLKLQAQKMEHRNLKYASFDETFFDIFEVEKPATISNAALQVTPDSASSDFNRYNNSGRILFKQPFKLWDGDVFDNTTRVASFNSSFLVNIYRPNNETAAEGLAFLISPDLEKPDNSQGQYLGLTNGSTDGISSNKVVAVELDTSKQSFDPDGNHIGIDVHSVRSVKVESLTPHGIELAPIGARFYNVWVQYDGIKKVLDVYIVEQALKNGSTPPIPKTPILTYDLDLKEYVNQESYFGFSASTGTNYQLNCVLRWNLTVEYFPEKKNPWLKIVLGVGIPVVSLLILGAAYLGYCYHKKRIDRSQSNILGALKSLPGTPQEFQFKALKKATNNFDEKNKLGQGGYGVVYRGFLAGEENKDIAVKWFSRESIKGQDDFLAELTIINRLRHKHLVKLLGWCHKNGKLLLVYEYMPNGSLDMHLFAGPDKEPLSWHVRYKIVQGVASALHYLHNEYEQRVVHRDLKASNIMLDSKFNARLGDFGLARALDNERTSYAEAEGVLGTMGYIAPECFHTGKATQQSDVYAFGAVLLEVVCGQRPGTKINGFQFFVDWVWYLHRDGRILEAVDPRLGDDYVADEAKKLLLLGLACAHPIATDRPKTQAIVQIISGSAPAPEVPPFKPAFVWPSMVPIDIDSSVMDTTSITTSHFNSGWSLDYQSRETPTYADHSLM, from the exons ATGGGGTTGTTAACACCAACAACACTCACCATTTTCATCATGCTCTTTTCTTTACTACAGCTCAAGCTTCAAGCTCAAAAAATGGAACATCGCAACttaaaatatgcatcttttgatgaaACTTTCTTTGACATCTTTGAGGTTGAAAAGCCTGCAACAATTAGTAACGCTGCTCTTCAAGTAACCCCTGATTCTGCTTCTTCAGATTTCAATCGCTACAATAACTCAGGAAGAATCCTCTTTAAGCAACCATTTAAGCTCTGGGATGGTGATGTTTTCGACAATACAACAAGGGTTGCATCTTTCAactcttcttttcttgtcaACATTTACAGACCAAATAATGAAACAGCAGCTGAAGGGTTAGCATTCTTGATTTCACCAGATTTGGAGAAGCCAGATAATAGCCAGGGCCAGTATTTAGGGTTAACAAATGGTTCTACAGATGGGATTTCTAGTAACAAAGTTGTTGCTGTTGAGCTTGATACTTCTAAACAAAGCTTTGACCCTGATGGTAATCATATAGGTATTGATGTTCATAGTGTTAGATCTGTAAAGGTCGAATCTTTAACACCCCATGGTATAGAACTTGCTCCTATTGGTGCAAGATTCTATAATGTTTGGGTACAGTATGATGGAATCAAGAAAGTTCTTGATGTTTATATTGTTGAACAAGCACTGAAAAATGGGTCTACCCCACCTATACCAAAAACCCCCATTTTAACATATGATCTTGATTTGAAAGAATATGTAAATCAAGAATCATATTTTGGGTTTTCTGCATCAACTGGGACTAACTACCAACTCAACTGTGTATTGAGATGGAACTTAACAGTTGAGTATTTCCCTGAAAAGAAAAATCCTTGGTTGAAGATTGTTTTAGGTGTTGGGATTCCTGTTGTGTCGCTTTTGATTCTTGGCGCGGCGTATTTAGGGTATTGTTATCATAAGAAAAGGATTGATAGGTCACAGTCTAACATATTGGGTGCACTCAAGAGTTTGCCTGGAACTCCACAAGAGTTTCAGTTCAAGGCTTTGAAGAAAGCTACAAACAATTTTGATGAAAAGAATAAGCTTGGACAAGGAGGATATGGAGTTGTTTACAGAGGATTTTTAGCTGGTGAGGAGAACAAAGATATTGCTGTCAAATGGTTTTCTAGGGAAAGCATCAAAGGGCAAGATGATTTCTTGGCTGAGCTTACTATTATCAATCGTCTTCGACATAAACATCTTGTCAAATTGCTTG GATGGTGTCACAAGAATGGAAAGTTACTGCTTGTGTATGAATACATGCCTAATGGCAGTCTAGATATGCACCTCTTTGCGGGCCCAGATAAAGAGCCGCTGAGCTGGCACGTCCGCTACAAGATTGTGCAAGGTGTTGCCTCAGCATTGCATTATCTGCACAATGAGTATGAGCAGAGAGTGGTCCATCGCGACCTGAAGGCGAGTAACATCATGCTTGACTCAAAGTTCAATGCGCGCCTTGGGGACTTTGGCCTTGCTCGGGCACTTGACAACGAAAGGACCTCGTATGCTGAGGCAGAAGGAGTGCTTGGTACAATGGGATACATTGCACCAGAGTGTTTCCACACAGGGAAAGCCACACAGCAATCTGATGTGTACGCGTTTGGGGCAGTGTTGTTGGAAGTTGTATGTGGCCAGAGACCTGGAACCAAGATTAATGGCTTTCAATTCTTTGTTGATTGGGTTTGGTACTTGCACCGCGATGGCCGTATCTTGGAAGCTGTTGATCCTAGGCTTGGAGATGACTATGTTGCTGATGAAGCAAAGAAACTTTTACTACTTGGTTTGGCTTGTGCACATCCTATAGCTACTGACAGGCCTAAAACACAGGCAATAGTTCAGATTATATCAGGGTCAGCACCAGCACCAGAAGTTCCACCATTCAAGCCAGCATTTGTGTGGCCATCAATGGTGCCAATTGACATAGACTCAAGTGTTATGGACACAACATCCATTACTACTTCTCACTTCAATTCAGGATGGAGTCTAGACTATCAAAGCAGGGAGACCCCAACATATGCAGACCACTCTTTGATGTAG
- the LOC107011478 gene encoding 2-oxoglutarate-dependent dioxygenase DAO-like: MESENSVPVIDLDDFPRQLSKLIWACEEWGCFRILNHDKILPVSLMAEMKQVVRALFDLPTEIKKRNKDVLVGSGYMAPSEINPLYEAFGLYDMSCHEDLDEFCTQLDASPHQRETIKKYAAAINGLMMDILRKMSEGLGLPNVSFEDWPCQFRINKYNFTPEVVGSSGVQIHTDSAFLTILQDDESVGGLEVMKKSGEFVAVDPWPNTLLVNLGDIGTVWSNGRLHSIKHRVICKEAKLRVSIASFILGPRDTAVEPPPELVDAVHPRMYVPFTFTDYRKLRYSTKLQAGETLELMRTNL; encoded by the exons ATGGAGAGTGAAAATTCAGTGCCAGTAAttgatttagatgattttcCAAGGCAATTATCCAAGTTAATTTGGGCATGTGAGGAATGGGGTTGTTTCAGAATTTTGAACCATGATAAAATCCTTCCAGTTTCACTCATGGCAGAGATGAAGCAAGTGGTGAGGGCATTGTTTGATCTTCCAACTGAAATCAAGAAACGCAACAAAGATGTACTTGTAGGATCTGGGTACATGGCTCCTAGTGAAATAAACCCTCTTTATGAAGCGTTTGGTCTTTATGATATGTCTTGTCATGAAGATTTAGATGAGTTTTGTACTCAGTTGGATGCATCTCCACACCAAAG AGAGACAATTAAGAAGTATGCTGCAGCAATTAATGGACTAATGATGGACATTCTGCGAAAGATGAGTGAAGGGTTGGGACTGCCAAATGTTTCTTTTGAGGATTGGCCTTGTCAGTTTAGGATTAACAAGTACAACTTCACGCCAGAAGTTGTAGGTTCCTCTGGGGTTCAGATACACACAGACTCGGCATTCCTTACTATTCTACAGGATGATGAAAGCGTTGGTGGTCTTGAGGTAATGAAGAAGTCTGGTGAATTTGTAGCAGTTGATCCTTGGCCAAACACCCTCCTTGTGAACCTTGGAGACATAGGCACG GTATGGAGCAATGGAAGATTACACTCTATCAAGCATAGAGTGATATGCAAGGAAGCAAAACTACGGGTGTCTATTGCTTCATTCATCTTGGGACCAAGGGACACAGCAGTGGAACCACCACCTGAGCTGGTAGATGCTGTACACCCCCGTATGTATGTTCCTTTCACTTTCACTGATTATAGAAAGCTCCGTTACTCAACAAAGTTGCAGGCAGGGGAAACTCTTGAACTTATGCGTACTAACTTGTAA
- the LOC107011479 gene encoding 2-oxoglutarate-dependent dioxygenase DAO-like — MESENSVPVIDLEDFPRQSSKLIWACEEWGCFRILNHDKILPVSLMAEMKEVVRALFDLPTEIKKRNKDVIAGSGYMAPSERNPLYEALGLYDMSCPEDVDEFCTQLDASPHQRETIKKYAAAINGLMMDILRKMSEGLGLRNVSFEDWPCQFRINKYHFTPEAVGSYGVQIHTDSGFLTILQDDECVGGLEVMKKSGEFVAVDPWPNTLLVNLGDIGTVWSNGRLYSVKHRVICKEAKLRVSIASFLLGPRDTAVEPPPELVNAEHPRIYVPFTFNDYRKLRLSTKLQAGEALDLMRTNL; from the exons ATGGAGAGTGAAAATTCAGTGCCAGTAATTGATTTAGAGGATTTTCCAAGGCAATCATCTAAGTTAATTTGGGCATGTGAGGAATGGGGTTGTTTCAGAATTTTGAACCATGATAAAATCCTTCCAGTTTCACTCATGGCAGAGATGAAGGAAGTGGTGAGGGCATTGTTTGATCTTCCAACTGAAATCAAGAAACGCAACAAAGATGTAATTGCAGGATCTGGGTATATGGCTCCTAGTGaaagaaaccctctttatgaagCTTTGGGTCTCTATGATATGTCTTGCCCTGAAGATGTAGATGAGTTTTGTACTCAGTTGGATGCATCTCCACACCAAAG AGAGACAATCAAGAAGTATGCTGCAGCAATTAATGGACTAATGATGGACATTCTGCGAAAGATGAGTGAAGGATTGGGACTGCGAAATGTTTCGTTTGAGGATTGGCCTTGTCAGTTTAGGATTAACAAGTACCACTTCACCCCAGAAGCTGTAGGTTCCTATGGGGTTCAGATACACACCGACTCAGGATTCCTTACTATTCTACAGGATGATGAATGCGTTGGTGGTCTCGAGGTCATGAAGAAGTCTGGTGAATTTGTAGCAGTTGATCCTTGGCCAAACACCCTCCTTGTGAATCTTGGAGACATAGGCACG GTATGGAGCAATGGAAGATTATACTCCGTCAAGCATAGAGTGATATGCAAGGAAGCAAAACTACGAGTGTCTATTGCTTCATTCCTCTTGGGACCAAGGGATACGGCCGTGGAACCACCACCTGAGCTGGTAAATGCTGAACACCCCCGCATCTATGTTCCTTTCACTTTCAATGATTATAGGAAGCTCCGTTTATCGACAAAGTTGCAGGCAGGGGAAGCTCTTGATCTTATGCGAACTAACCTGTAA